From [Clostridium] symbiosum, a single genomic window includes:
- a CDS encoding hydantoinase/oxoprolinase family protein: MFRIGIDVGGTFTDVTLLDANTGKYYTYKLSSTLQDQSVAIADGTKETLELYGVPVEEIEYFGHGTTVATNMIIERKGAKTALITTKGFRDLLEIGRQVRPSLYNIFEDKPETLIRRALRKEANERVMSDGTILKEIRNDEIREIVKEMKAQKVESVAVCFLFSFLNPQNERAVEEIIREEWPEAYISISSTILPEFREFERLSTTVINSYLGPRIKMYINNLQKRIKGIGIAVEPYITQSNGGVMSISSTVETPVQTALSGPSAGVMGAIYVAEKAGYKNIITYDMGGTSTDVSLVNDGIAEYTTKRKVCGLPSGVPMIDVHAVGAGGGSIAYIDNAGALKVGPESAGANPGPAAYGLGNEQPVVTDANLVLGRINPEYVLGGRLKINAALSEAAVEEKLAKAMKMTPEQAAQGVISVVNSNMARAIRVITVEKGYNPSDFILAAYGGAGPLHAVELAQEMGIGTVLIPPAPGALCALGLLTADIKKSYVKTALLAWEEATPQKVNELVKGLMEQGKEWLASEHVQEERQKFHNIAEMRYVGQNYELQIEIPAAEITKVDIEKMKKDFFLAHEMNYGYYNPEAPVQFVNFRSEAIGLVTKPELSELEYEMSDPGTAVISRRNVYFEKTGTIECPVYGREKLGKCARVEGPCIIEQMDSTTVIPPDTWFKVDKYGNLIVKVFV, translated from the coding sequence ATGTTCAGAATTGGTATTGATGTAGGCGGAACCTTTACAGATGTAACATTGCTGGATGCGAATACGGGAAAATATTATACCTATAAGCTGTCGTCCACACTGCAGGATCAGTCTGTTGCAATCGCCGACGGCACGAAGGAAACTTTGGAGCTGTATGGGGTGCCCGTTGAGGAGATAGAGTATTTCGGGCATGGAACTACGGTTGCTACCAACATGATTATCGAAAGAAAAGGTGCGAAGACGGCACTAATTACAACCAAAGGGTTCCGGGATTTGCTGGAGATAGGCCGCCAGGTGCGTCCATCCCTCTATAATATTTTTGAAGATAAGCCGGAAACACTAATAAGAAGGGCACTTAGGAAAGAAGCGAATGAACGTGTGATGTCCGACGGAACCATATTGAAAGAGATTAGGAACGACGAAATACGAGAAATTGTAAAAGAGATGAAGGCACAAAAAGTTGAGTCGGTTGCCGTTTGCTTCCTGTTCTCATTTTTAAATCCTCAGAATGAAAGGGCGGTGGAAGAGATTATCAGGGAAGAATGGCCGGAGGCATATATCTCCATCTCGTCCACGATTTTGCCGGAATTCCGTGAATTTGAACGCCTCAGCACTACAGTAATCAATTCTTATCTGGGTCCGAGAATAAAAATGTACATTAACAATCTCCAAAAGCGGATTAAAGGGATAGGAATAGCAGTGGAACCATATATCACACAGTCGAACGGAGGTGTCATGTCGATCAGCTCCACGGTTGAGACACCGGTTCAAACGGCACTCTCAGGCCCGAGCGCGGGTGTAATGGGTGCCATTTATGTGGCGGAAAAAGCCGGATACAAAAATATTATTACATATGATATGGGTGGAACCAGCACGGATGTCTCCCTCGTAAATGACGGAATTGCAGAGTATACCACAAAACGGAAGGTGTGTGGCCTGCCGTCGGGAGTTCCCATGATCGATGTTCATGCCGTTGGAGCAGGCGGGGGGAGTATCGCCTATATCGATAATGCGGGAGCACTAAAAGTGGGGCCGGAAAGCGCGGGCGCGAATCCCGGACCGGCTGCATACGGACTGGGGAATGAACAGCCGGTTGTAACGGACGCGAATCTGGTTCTCGGCCGTATTAATCCGGAGTACGTGCTGGGAGGACGACTGAAGATAAATGCCGCGCTGTCTGAAGCGGCAGTGGAAGAAAAACTGGCAAAAGCAATGAAAATGACGCCGGAACAGGCCGCCCAGGGTGTTATCAGCGTTGTAAATTCCAATATGGCAAGAGCAATCCGGGTTATTACGGTTGAAAAGGGATATAATCCTTCGGATTTCATTTTGGCTGCTTATGGCGGAGCCGGTCCACTCCATGCCGTCGAGCTGGCACAGGAAATGGGAATTGGCACAGTACTAATCCCACCGGCTCCGGGTGCTCTCTGCGCTTTAGGCCTGCTGACCGCGGATATCAAGAAGAGTTATGTGAAAACGGCCTTATTGGCCTGGGAAGAGGCCACGCCGCAGAAAGTAAATGAGCTGGTGAAAGGTCTTATGGAACAGGGGAAGGAATGGCTTGCTTCGGAGCATGTGCAGGAAGAACGGCAGAAATTTCATAATATAGCGGAAATGCGGTACGTAGGGCAGAATTATGAACTTCAGATTGAAATTCCGGCGGCAGAGATTACAAAAGTTGATATAGAAAAGATGAAAAAAGACTTCTTCCTGGCTCATGAGATGAACTACGGATACTATAATCCGGAAGCTCCGGTACAGTTTGTTAATTTCAGGAGCGAGGCAATTGGGCTTGTGACAAAACCGGAACTTTCCGAGCTGGAATATGAGATGAGTGATCCCGGGACAGCGGTTATAAGCAGGAGAAATGTTTATTTTGAAAAGACGGGAACAATCGAGTGCCCGGTCTACGGCCGTGAAAAACTTGGAAAATGTGCAAGAGTGGAGGGACCGTGCATCATCGAGCAGATGGATTCTACAACGGTTATTCCTCCGGATACATGGTTCAAAGTAGATAAATATGGAAATCTAATTGTGAAAGTATTTGTATAG